CCAGCAGTATGGAAACATCGTCAGAGTTTAAGTTCGCAGTCGCTAGATCATTGTAGCCATCGCCATCAAAATCAATCGAGAAAACAGAGGAAGAGCCATCTCCGGCGGCATAGTTAACCGCACTCTGGAATGTTCCGTCCCCATTGCCCAGCAGTATCGAAACATTGTCAGAGCCTACGTTCGCAGTTGCCAGGTCATTGTTGCCATCACCGTTAAAATCAATAGAGAAAACAGAGCGAGGCAAATCTCCGGCGGGATAGTAAACCACAGGTTGAAATGTTCCGTCGCCATTGCCCAGCAGTATCGAAACATTGTCAGAGTAATAGTTCGCAGTGGCCAGATCACTGTTGCCATCACCGTTAAAATCAATCGAGAAAACAGAGGAAGGGTATAGCCCAACGGCATAGATAACCGCACTCTGGAATGTTCCGTCGCCATTGCCCAGCAGTATCGAAACATTGTCAGAGCCAAAGTTCGCAGTCGCCAGATCATTGTAGCCATCGCCATCAAAATCAATCGAGAAAACAGAAGAAGAGCCATTTCCGGCGGTATAGTTGACCGCACTCTGGAATGTTCCGTCGCCATTGCCCAGCAGTATCGAAACATAGTTAGAGTTTGCGTTCGCAGTCGCCAGATCATTGTAGCCATCGTCGTTTAGATCAATCGAGAAGATAGAGGCAGGCCACTCCCCTACGACGTAGTTAACCGGTGTGTCAAACATGTTTTGTGAGAAAATGCCAGTTGCTGAAGACATCACCAGCAAGACAACCAATATGCAATTTCTAAATAGTATTGAAGTATTCATATTTGTAAGCTCCTTAGAAGTAGCACTTGAGCACTCGTTGAGAGTCAATATAGCACAAAAGAGCCTATTATCAAGGGGTTTTCGCTTGTAGTGGGAGTTGGAAGAATGGGACAGACAGTAGGTCAGGCCGCCTGTCGGCCTGACAATTGGAATGTCGTGGTGTATTGGTGTTTGTATTATGGGCATATCTGTCAAGCGGCCTGCCGCTTGACGGTCATGCTGAGCCCGCCCCAGCGGGAAGCATGACTTTGCTATTCAGTTGTAGGGTAGGAGCCCTGCGCTCCTGCCATCATCCTGTTGACTTGACAAGGTCGAAATCTGTCTTCAGTTTCGACAAGCGAGCATAGTCTTGTAGGTGGGCGGCAGACGCCCTCGTCTGCCCCATTTGATGTCCCACGAAATCATCCCAATCCTACGGACACACAACCGGTGGTGGACCACCAGTGAATAGGTATGCCACGATATAGGTCAGGTCTGCGATATTGATCTCGTCATTGCCGTCTACGTCACCTTCATCAAAGCATGGAGGTGGCGGACCTCCAGTGAATAGGTAGGCGACAAGGTAAGTCAGGTCGACAATGTTGATTCCATCGGGTATTTCATAGTCGACATTGCCTCGCAATCCAGTGCAACAGCATATATCTCCAACTCCGTCACCATCGGTGTCAAGCTGATCCGGGTTAGGATCATCAGGGCAGTTGTCAGCATTGGCACAATGGCTGTCTCCGTCATGATCATTCAAGGGATCAAGCGGACAGATATCGCAGCTGTCCCCGATGTCATCAAGGTCGCTGTCGACTTGCCCAGGGTTGTAAACGGCAGGGCAGTTGTCGTTGTCGTCGGGGATTGCGTCTCCATCTA
This DNA window, taken from Candidatus Zixiibacteriota bacterium, encodes the following:
- a CDS encoding VCBS repeat-containing protein: MNTSILFRNCILVVLLVMSSATGIFSQNMFDTPVNYVVGEWPASIFSIDLNDDGYNDLATANANSNYVSILLGNGDGTFQSAVNYTAGNGSSSVFSIDFDGDGYNDLATANFGSDNVSILLGNGDGTFQSAVIYAVGLYPSSVFSIDFNGDGNSDLATANYYSDNVSILLGNGDGTFQPVVYYPAGDLPRSVFSIDFNGDGNNDLATANVGSDNVSILLGNGDGTFQSAVNYAAGDGSSSVFSIDFDGDGYNDLATANLNSDDVSILLGNGDGTFQSVVNYIAGDGPHSVFSIDFNGDGDNDLATANAVSDNVSILLNLSCCNGDGLRGNVDYILPDEVNIADLTYLVAYLFTGGPPPPCMEESDVDGNGEINIADLTYLVSYLFTVGIPPVACP